From the Candidatus Neomarinimicrobiota bacterium genome, the window TGTTCGATTTCACCGTCCACCGCCACTTTCAGTACAGCATCAGCCCCGGTGTGACCGTCCTCATTATATTTTACGTGTATCCTCGAATCGAGAACTTCAAAGAACGGTGTGAATTCCCCCGTCTCGCTCCTGAGCATCAACTCGAAGGATGCCTCCGCGCCGTCAAATTGAAAGCCTTCATATTCCAGCGATTTGACACGCCTTACGATTTGCTCCACTAACTCTTCGTCGCCATTGAGATTGACTCCCATCTCCTTCACTTTGTACCGGATGTTGCTCTTGCCTGAAAGATCAGAAACAAGAACACGCTGTTCAGAACCGACGGTTTCGGGGGCAATGTGTTCGTACATCCGCGAATTTTTCATCACTGCGTTCACATGAACTCCACCCTTATGGGCAAAAGCTGATTTTCCCACAAAAGGCGCACTGTGGTCCGGAGTAAGATTCATCACCTCCGAGACAAAATGGGTGAGGTGACTGAGCTGTCTCAAGTCAATTATTTGTCGTGTTTTCATTTCCATTTTGAGGAGTAGATTTGGGATTACGATGCACAGGTTTGCATTACCGCACCGCTCTCCGACCCCGTTGATGGTCCCTTGAACGTGAGTGGCACCGTGCTGCACCGCAGTCAGTGAATTTGCCACTGCCAGTCCGCTATCATCGTGAGCGTGAATTCCCAACGCTGTTCGAACGTTTCGCTTGACCTGTTTGAGGATAGCTGCAATTTCGCTGCTGAGACTTCCTCCGTTGGTATCACACAGAACGATTACGTCCGCCCCACCTTCTTCTGCCGCGCTGATCATTGTCATGGCAAACTCAGGGTCATCCTTGAATCCGTCAAAAAAGTGTTCCGCGTCGAAGATAACCTGCCGCCCGTTTTCCTTGAGGAAGCGGACGGAGTTGTGGATCAATTCTTCATTTTCTCCATCGTCCAACCCGAGCCCCTGTTTCGAATGGAATCTCCAGGTTTTACCAAAGATGGAGACGACAAATGTGTCAGTCTGCAATAGGGCATTCAGATTGGGGTCCGTTGCGACCGATTCGGGGCGGCGGGCGGTAGAACCAAAGGCGCAGAGCCGGGCTTGCTGTAAATTCACTGACTTCGCCCGTTTGAAGAATTCTTCATCACGGGGATTACTGCCGGGCCAACCTCCTTCGATGATGTCAATGCCGAAATCGCCCAGTAGTTGAGCAATCCTCAGCTTGTCCTCCACAGAGAGGTTGATCCCTTCTCCCTGAGTACCGTCACGGAGGGTAGTATCGAAAAGCTCGATCTTTGTGGACGCATCCATGATGTGTTCGTTCATTTCATAAAGTCTCCCTGAACAGCCACGGCGCTTCTCTGCGTTTCGCCTCTTCATAAACTCTTATATCGTTGCTGAGCCTGAGGGTCGTAGCGATATCATCCAGTCCTTCTAACAGAGATTGTTTGTGGGATGGAGCGACCTCAAAATCAATTGTTCTCTTATCTGGAGCTGTGATGGTCTGAGCTGTCAGATCAATCGTCAATACGTAACCCGGCACAGCTTCCACTTCGAAGAAGAGTTTGTTTACAACGGTTTCGTCCAGAACGATGGGGAGGATGCCACTTTTGAAGCAGTTGTTGTAGAAGATATCGGCGAAGCGGGGCGAAATGATGACTCTGAAACCGTAGTCCAGAAGTGCCCACGGGGCGTGCTCGCGACTTGAACCACATCCGAAATTAGCCCGGGTGAGTAGAACTCTCCCTTCGCTATACCTCGGCTGATTAAGGACGAAATCGGTATTCAACGGTCGATTGCTGCAGTCCATCTCCGGCTCACCGTGATCGAGATAGCGCCATTCATCAAACAGGTAGGGGCCGAAGCCGGTCCGTTTGATCGATTTCAGGAACTGCTTGGGAATTATGGCGTCGGTATCCACATTTGCCCGGTTAAGCGGCACCACAACTCCTGTAACTTGCTTAAACTTCTCCATCGGGCTAAGAATTGACAAATTCCCGTACGTCAACAAAATGACCTGCAACTGCCGCTGCCGCTGCCATAACTGGGCTGACCAGATGTGTTCTTCCGCCCTGGCCTTGGCGCCCTTCAAAATTTCGGTTGGAGGTGGAGGCGCACCGTTCTCCCGGTTCAAGACGGTCGGCGTTCATGGCGAGGCACATGGAGCATCCCGGCTCCCGCCATTCAAATCCTGCCTCCTTAAAGAGTTCGTCCAGTCCTCTTGATTCAGCCTCCTGTTTAACCAATCCCGATCCCGGCACAACCAAAGCTTGCTTTACAGGCGGCGCCACACGGTTACCTCGCACAACTTCCGCTGCAGCCGTCAGATCTTCCATGCGGGAATTGGTACACGATCCAATAAACACTCTATCGGGAACAATATCGGTCATGAGTGTGCCGGGCTCCAGATCCATGTATGCCAGCGCACGTTCCAAGTGATCTCTTTTCGATGCATCGGATTCTTCAGCAGGATCTGGGATGTGGCCGGTGACATTTGTGACCATCTCAGGCGAAGTCCCCC encodes:
- the cimA gene encoding citramalate synthase; translation: MNEHIMDASTKIELFDTTLRDGTQGEGINLSVEDKLRIAQLLGDFGIDIIEGGWPGSNPRDEEFFKRAKSVNLQQARLCAFGSTARRPESVATDPNLNALLQTDTFVVSIFGKTWRFHSKQGLGLDDGENEELIHNSVRFLKENGRQVIFDAEHFFDGFKDDPEFAMTMISAAEEGGADVIVLCDTNGGSLSSEIAAILKQVKRNVRTALGIHAHDDSGLAVANSLTAVQHGATHVQGTINGVGERCGNANLCIVIPNLLLKMEMKTRQIIDLRQLSHLTHFVSEVMNLTPDHSAPFVGKSAFAHKGGVHVNAVMKNSRMYEHIAPETVGSEQRVLVSDLSGKSNIRYKVKEMGVNLNGDEELVEQIVRRVKSLEYEGFQFDGAEASFELMLRSETGEFTPFFEVLDSRIHVKYNEDGHTGADAVLKVAVDGEIEHTAADGVGPVHALDNALRKALTRFYPEISEVQLVDYKVRVLNEKHGTQSKVRVLIESSDEHSSWSTVGVSDNIIEASWQALSD
- the leuD gene encoding 3-isopropylmalate dehydratase small subunit; its protein translation is MEKFKQVTGVVVPLNRANVDTDAIIPKQFLKSIKRTGFGPYLFDEWRYLDHGEPEMDCSNRPLNTDFVLNQPRYSEGRVLLTRANFGCGSSREHAPWALLDYGFRVIISPRFADIFYNNCFKSGILPIVLDETVVNKLFFEVEAVPGYVLTIDLTAQTITAPDKRTIDFEVAPSHKQSLLEGLDDIATTLRLSNDIRVYEEAKRREAPWLFRETL